From the genome of Novosphingobium sp. TH158, one region includes:
- a CDS encoding recombinase family protein, giving the protein MAEKILRCAVYTRKSTEDGLDQEFNSLDAQYEACAAYALSQRHEGWALNPERYDDGGFSGGNMQRPGLSRLLADVAAGKVDIILLYKIDRLTRSLADFAKIVEVLDKAGASFVSITQSFNTTTSMGRLTLNMLLSFAQFEREVTGERIRDKIAASKRKGLWMGGTVPLGYDVENRRLIINPAEAELVRHIYRRYLELPSVDDLAGELNRNGHRTKVQIRASGPHRGGCEFRRGTLYHLLANPIYIGKIVHKGEAYPGEHAQVIEAPLWEAVQAKLKAQAQGTSRRIRAQQPSLLTGLLFDGEGRAMTPSHATKTGKRYRYYNTRPDLIDGRPAWRVAAGDVEKLVCTRLSDFLSESADLCSLVPGATAETIQRMLKRADLMAASLRSGSAHDRLEVIEKLIERVSLTSQSIEMSLSRARLLAALEVAHDHQVQAEPILLTLPIAKVRKGHQLRLVVPGPTSLAPEPARHDTRLLALLAEAAAARRLVLANPEKSLHALGAEHGRCRTRLGKLVRLSCLAPDIVTAIVEGRQPATLTAKRLSEIELPMDWKAQRALIGCR; this is encoded by the coding sequence ATGGCTGAGAAGATCCTTCGCTGTGCGGTCTACACCCGCAAGTCCACCGAGGATGGTCTCGACCAGGAGTTCAACAGCCTCGATGCGCAATACGAGGCTTGCGCAGCCTATGCGCTGAGCCAGCGGCACGAGGGCTGGGCGCTCAACCCCGAGCGCTACGATGATGGCGGGTTCTCGGGCGGCAACATGCAGAGGCCGGGCCTCTCACGCCTGCTGGCCGATGTCGCGGCCGGCAAGGTCGACATCATCCTGCTCTACAAGATCGACCGCCTGACCCGCAGCCTTGCCGACTTCGCCAAGATCGTCGAGGTGCTCGACAAGGCAGGGGCCAGCTTCGTCTCGATCACCCAGTCGTTCAACACCACCACCTCGATGGGGCGGCTCACGCTCAATATGCTGCTCAGCTTCGCCCAGTTCGAGCGCGAGGTCACCGGCGAGCGCATCCGGGACAAGATCGCGGCCTCCAAGCGCAAGGGTCTCTGGATGGGTGGCACCGTGCCGCTAGGCTACGACGTCGAGAACCGCAGGCTGATCATCAACCCGGCCGAAGCAGAGCTCGTCCGGCACATCTACCGGCGTTACCTTGAGCTGCCGTCGGTCGATGACCTCGCCGGCGAGCTCAACCGCAACGGTCACCGCACCAAGGTCCAGATCCGCGCCAGCGGTCCGCACCGGGGCGGCTGCGAGTTCCGTCGTGGCACGCTTTACCACTTGCTCGCCAACCCGATCTACATCGGCAAGATCGTCCACAAGGGCGAGGCTTACCCCGGCGAGCACGCCCAGGTGATCGAGGCGCCGCTGTGGGAAGCGGTCCAGGCCAAGCTCAAGGCGCAAGCGCAAGGCACCTCGCGGCGCATCCGCGCGCAGCAGCCGAGCCTGCTCACTGGCCTCCTGTTCGACGGTGAGGGTAGGGCGATGACGCCCAGCCATGCGACCAAGACCGGCAAGCGCTACCGCTATTACAATACCCGGCCCGACCTCATCGATGGCAGACCGGCATGGCGGGTGGCGGCAGGCGATGTCGAGAAGCTCGTCTGCACGCGTCTGTCAGACTTCCTGTCCGAGAGCGCGGACCTGTGCTCTCTGGTGCCGGGCGCCACTGCCGAGACCATCCAGCGCATGCTCAAGCGGGCGGATCTCATGGCGGCCAGCTTGCGCAGCGGCAGCGCGCATGACCGGTTGGAGGTCATTGAGAAGCTCATTGAGCGGGTCTCACTGACCTCTCAGAGCATCGAAATGAGCCTCTCACGCGCCAGACTGCTCGCGGCGCTGGAGGTCGCGCACGATCACCAGGTGCAAGCTGAACCCATCCTGCTCACCTTGCCGATCGCCAAGGTGCGCAAGGGGCATCAGCTCCGGCTCGTGGTGCCAGGTCCCACATCGCTCGCACCGGAACCGGCAAGGCACGACACCAGGCTGCTGGCCCTGCTCGCCGAGGCTGCTGCCGCGCGCAGGCTCGTGCTCGCCAATCCGGAGAAATCGCTCCACGCGCTTGGCGCGGAGCATGGACGCTGCCGGACGAGGCTGGGCAAGCTGGTCAGGCTCTCCTGCCTCGCGCCGGACATCGTAACCGCCATTGTCGAGGGCAGGCAGCCTGCAACGCTGACCGCCAAGCGGCTCAGCGAGATCGAGCTGCCGATGGATTGGAAGGCGCAGAGGGCGTTGATCGGGTGCCGGTGA